A window of the Lactuca sativa cultivar Salinas chromosome 5, Lsat_Salinas_v11, whole genome shotgun sequence genome harbors these coding sequences:
- the LOC111917948 gene encoding phospholipid-transporting ATPase 2, translating to MKRFVYANDDDLSHELYCDNRISNRKYTLLNFIPKNLWEQFSRFMNQYFLLIACLQLWPLITPVNPASTWGPLIFIFAVSATKEAWDDYNRYLSDKKANEKQVWVVRQGSKKLIQAQEIHVGNLVWLRENDEVPCDLVLLGTSEPQGVCYVETAALDGETDLKTRNIPPACMGIDSDLLHKIKGVIECPHPDKDIRRFDANLRLFPPFLDNDVCPLSIKNTILQSCYLRNTDWACGVAVYTGNETKMGMSRGVAEPKLTAMDAMIDKLTGAIFIFQIVVVIVLGIAGNIWKDTEARKHWYVLYPDEGPWYELLIIPLRFELLCSIMIPISIKVSLDLVKSLYAKFIDWDKQMIDLETGTSANATNTAISEDLGQVEYILTDKTGTLTENKMIFKRCCIAGTFFGNENGDAVKDVELLNAINTASPDAIRFLTVMAICNTVIPIKSPSGTVSYKAQSQDEEALVRAAASLHMVFVNKNSNILEINFNGSLKQYEVLEYLEFTSDRKRMSVVVRDCDEGKIMLLSKGADETILPCAYAGHQTKTFSEAVDQYAQMGLRTLCLAWRELNELEYQDWSVMFKEANSTLVDREWRVAEVCQRLEHDLEILGVAAIEDRLQDGVPETIETLRKAGINFWMLTGDKQDTAIQIALSCNFVSPEPKGQLLLVNGKTEDEVCRNLERVLLTMRITKAEPKDVAFVIDGWALEIALKYYRKAFTELAILSRTAICCRVTPSQKAQLVELLKSCDYRTLAIGDGGNDVRMIQQADIGVGISGREGLQAARAADYSIGKFRFLKRLILVHGRYSYNRTAFLSQYSFYKSLLICFIQIFFSFVSGVSGTSLFNSVSLMAYNVFYTSVPVLVSVLDKDLTEKTVMQHPQILFYCQAGRLLNPTTFAGWFGRALFHAIVVFVITIHSYAFEKSGLEEVSMVALSGCVWLQAFVVTLETNSFTIFQHVAIWGNLVVFYIINWIVSAVPQSGMYTIMHRLCRQPSYWNTMFLIVAAGMGPVLALKYFRYTYRSSKINILQQAERLGGPILSLGNIEPQPRSLLLDNDLDLDLAPLSISQSKNGRNSVFEPLLSDSPNAVRRSFGPGATFDFFPSQSKSSTYSRNKDK from the exons ATGAAGCGTTTTGTGTATGCCAATGACGACGATTTGTCGCATGAGCTTTACTGTGACAACCGTATATCAAACAGAAAGTACACATTGTTAAATTTCATCCCGAAAAATTTATGGGAACAGTTCAG CCGCTTTATGAACCAATACTTTTTGTTGATCGCTTGTCTTCAACTATGGCCGCTTATAACACCAGTAAACCCCGCTAGTACGTGGGGTCCACTCATATTTATATTCGCAGTCTCAGCAACGAAAGAGGCATGGGACGACTACAATAGATATCTCTCTGACAAGAAAGCAAATGAGAAACAAGTATGGGTTGTGAGGCAGGGTTCCAAGAAACTG ATTCAAGCGCAAGAGATTCATGTTGGTAACCTGGTGTGGCTACGTGAAAATGATGAAGTTCCATGTGATCTCGTTTTACTTGGTACCTCCGAGCCACAAGGAGTCTGCTATGTGGAG ACGGCTGCATTAGATGGTGAAACTGACCTTAAGACAAGGAATATACCTCCTGCTTGCATGGGTATTGACTCTGACTTGTTGCACAAAATCAAG GGTGTGATTGAGTGCCCACACCCAGATAAGGACATTAGAAGATTTGATGCAAATCTGAGGCTGTTTCCTCCATTTTTAGATAATGACGTGTGCCCTTTAAGCATAAAAAATACAATCCTACAATCATGCTACTTACGGAATACAGACTGGGCTTGTGGTGTTGCTGTATATACAG GCAACGAGACCAAGATGGGCATGAGTAGAGGTGTGGCAGAACCGAAGCTTACTGCTATGGACGCGATGATTGACAAGTTGACTGGGGCTATATTCATATTTCAGATTGTGGTGGTAATTGTTCTAGGCATAGCTGGAAATATATGGAAGGATACAGAAGCAAGAAAG CATTGGTATGTTCTATATCCAGATGAGGGTCCATGGTATGAACTACTGATAATCCCTCTACGGTTTGAGCTTCTTTGTTCCATCATGATACCAATATCTATAAAG GTGTCATTAGATCTTGTTAAAAGCTTGTATGCAAAGTTCATTGATTGGGATAAACAGATGATTGATCTGGAGACTGGCACTTCAGCCAATGCAACAAA CACAGCAATAAGTGAAGATCTGGGTCAAGTTGAGTACATACTGACAGATAAAACAGGGACACTTACAGAAAATAAGATGATTTTTAAGAGATGTTGCATTGCTGGGACATTCTTTGGTAATGAGAATGGAGATGCTGTAAAAG ATGTGGAGCTTCTCAATGCCATCAATACTGCTTCCCCAGATGCTATTAGATTTCTGACGGTTATGGCAATATGTAACACTGTCATTCCTATCAAAAG CCCGAGTGGAACGGTCTCATATAAGGCACAGTCGCAGGATGAGGAAGCTCTAGTGCGTGCAGCTGCTTCCTTGCATATGGTTTTTGTTAACAAAAATTCTAACATACTTG AAATAAACTTTAATGGGTCGTTAAAGCAGTATGAGGTGCTGGAGTACCTGGAGTTTACCTCTGATAGGAAAAGAATGTCGGTGGTTGTTAGAGATTGTGATGAGGGGAAGATTATGCTTTTGTCGAAAGGAGCAGATGAAACTATTCTTCCATGTGCATATGCGG GACATCAAACCAAGACATTTTCTGAAGCTGTAGATCAATATGCACAAATGGGGTTACGGACTTTGTGCTTGGCTTGGCGTGAATTAAATGAGTTGGAATATCAAGATTGGTCTGTGATGTTTAAAGAGGCTAATAGCACATTAGTTGACAGAGAG TGGAGAGTAGctgaggtttgccaaagattggaACATGACCTTGAAATACTTGGGGTTGCTGCGATAGAGGACCGTTTACAG GATGGTGTGCCAGAGACGATTGAAACCCTCAGAAAAGCTGGGATAAATTTCTGGATGCTTACTGGTGACAAACAGGATACCGCTATACAGATTGCTCTGTCGTGCAATTTTGTTTCCCCAG AACCCAAAGGGCAGCTTCTGTTAGTTAATGGAAAAACAGAAGATGAAGTTTGCAGAAATCTGGAAAGAGTTTTGCTTACAATGAGGATAACAAAAGCAGAACCTAAG GATGTGGCTTTTGTGATTGATGGATGGGCTCTTGAAATTGCACTCAAGTATTACCGGAAAGCATTCACAGAGTTGGCTATACTGTCACGGACAGCTATATGTTGTAGGGTTACACCATCCCAGAAAGCACAG CTTGTAGAGCTTCTTAAATCTTGTGACTACAGAACCCTGGCCATTGGGGATGGTGGGAATGATGTAAGGATGATCCAACAAGCTGATATTGGCGTTGGCATAAGTGGGAGAGAAGGACTACAGGCAGCAAGAGCAGCTGATTACAGTATTGGGA AGTTCAGGTTCCTTAAAAGATTGATACTTGTCCATGGGAGATATTCATATAACCGCACCGCATTTCTTTCACAATATTCATTCTATAAATCCTTACTCATATGCTTCATCCAGATTTT TTTCTCGTTCGTTTCAGGTGTATCTGGCACCAGCCTTTTCAACTCTGTGAGCCTCATGGCTTATAATGTTTTCTACACCAGTGTTCCTGTTCTAGTCAGTGTTCTTGACAAAGATCTCACTGAAAAAACTGTTATGCAGCACCCGCAAATATTATTTTACTGCCAAGCAGGGAG GCTTCTCAATCCTACTACATTTGCTGGATGGTTTGGGCGTGCTCTTTTTCAT GCGATTGTTGTGTTTGTGATAACCATACATTCATATGCCTTTGAGAAAAGTGGGTTGGAGGAGGTATCAATGGTGGCACTTTCTGGCTGTGTCTGGTTACAAGCTTTTGTGGTCACATTGGAGACCAA CTCATTTACAATCTTCCAACATGTTGCCATATGGGGCAATTTAGTGGTTTTCTATATCATCAATTGGATTGTGAGTGCTGTGCCACAATCCGGGATGTACACAATCATGCATCGCTTGTGCAGACAGCCCTCTTACTGGAATACTATGTTT CTGATAGTAGCTGCTGGGATGGGTCCGGTGCTAGCTTTGAAGTACTTCAGGTACACATACAGATCAAGCAAAATCAACATTCTTCAGCAAGCGGAGCGCTTGGGTGGCCCCATCCTCTCACTTGGAAACATTGAACCGCAGCCAAGATCATTATTATTAGACAATGATCTGGATCTCGATCTCGCCCCCTTGTCAATTTCTCAGTCCAAGAACGGCCGCAACTCTGTTTTCGAGCCGCTTCTCTCAGATTCACCCAATGCCGTCAGACGCTCTTTCGGGCCCGGGGCTACATTCGACTTTTTCCCATCCCAGTCCAAATCTTCCACCTATTCCCGAAATAAGGACAAGTAA